A single Suricata suricatta isolate VVHF042 chromosome 2, meerkat_22Aug2017_6uvM2_HiC, whole genome shotgun sequence DNA region contains:
- the FAM241B gene encoding uncharacterized protein FAM241B, producing MVRILANGEIVQDDDPRVRNTVPSRSNTPRQSFLNRGHGAPLGGSGPRQQQAGARLGAAQSPFNDLNRQLVNMGFPQWHLGNHAVEPVTSILLLFLLMMLGVRGLLLVGLVYLVSHLSQR from the exons ATGGTGCGGATCTTGGCCAATGGGGAAATCGTGCAGGATGATGACCCTCGAGTCAGGAACACTGTCCCTTCACGCAGCAACACCCCTCGACAG AGCTTTCTCAATAGGGGCCATGGTGCCCCTCTAGGGGGGTCCGGCCCTCGCCAGCAGCAGGCGGGTGCCAGGCTGGGTGCCGCTCAGTCCCCCTTCAATGACCTCAACCGGCAGCTGGTGAACATGGGCTTCCCCCAGTGGCATCTGGGCAACCACGCGGTGGAGCCGGTGACCTCCATCTTgctcctcttcctgctcatgATGCTGGGCGTGCGGGGCCTCCTGCTGGTGGGCCTCGTCTACCTGGTGTCCCACCTGAGTCAGCGGTGA